A single genomic interval of Macadamia integrifolia cultivar HAES 741 chromosome 6, SCU_Mint_v3, whole genome shotgun sequence harbors:
- the LOC122081399 gene encoding glutamate receptor 3.7-like isoform X1: MLLCSSGYLYSEALTMASVVLTSFLIFICITLDCYVHCQKPPVVNVGVVFTFDSVIGRAAKGAMEAAADDINAEPSILKGDKLNLLMMDANRSVFLGAIAAFQVIEKEVVAIIGPQSSGTAHMIASIADGFQLPLISFSVTDPTLSASQFPFFIRSTQNDYSQMAAMADLIGYYGWKRIIAIYVDDDHGRNGISALDDALAETMSMISYKVAFPPGANLGQITDLLNKSKLVGPRVYVVHVSPDSGLPIFTIAKHLQMMTSDYVWFATDWLCATLDSMSHVNQTSLPLQGVVALRPHIPQSRRQKDFVSRWRELHRKGLVSSWLNAYSLYAYDTVWAVAHSIDAFLNEGRNITFSFNKKLFDLNATALPLQKLKTFDGGSFLLDKLLQTNFTGLTGAVQFDTDRNLIGGAYEIINVDKAELRRIGYWSNYTGLSIEPPETLKQGQLVHSHLDQKLNNVTWPGQKTEKPRGWVIADNEKPLRIGVPNRVSFIEFVNENHSNHNIEGYCIDVFHAAQELIPYAVPYRFVPFGDGHSNPSYNELVRRVAENVFDGAVGDITIVTNRTKIADFTQPYAVTGLVIVAPLRKSSAWIYLRPFTVEMWCTTAAFFVLIGVIIWILEHRINKHFRGPARQHLITMLLFSFSTPFKTKQETMSTLGRIVMMIWLFLLMVITASYKASLTSILTIQRLSSPITGIDSLIASRWPIGYQVGSFAGNYLKESFNIPSSRLVSLGTPEEYERALQRGPSNGGVAAIVDELPYVELFLSKHAEFGIIGQKFSKNGWGFAFQRGSPLAIDMSTAILKLSESGKLQEIHDKWFCKSGCAIQGRHQSDPNQLELSSFWDLYLFFGALMVTAFLVFIIQMVWQFVQYKRKQRELSSHAFDPLTARCFQVIYDFLNFIIEKEEAMKKMFKQSDNPEPQES, from the exons ATGCTGTTATGTTCTTCTGGGTATCTGTACTCTGAAGCTCTAACCATGGCTTCCGTTGTTCTGACTTCATTCTTAATTTTCATATGCATCACACTTGATTGTTATGTGCACTGTCAAAAGCCCCCAGTAGTGAATGTCGGTGTGGTGTTTACGTTTGATTCCGTCATCGGTAGAGCTGCGAAAGGCGCCATGGAAGCTGCAGCTGATGATATCAATGCGGAACCGAGCATTCTTAAAGGGGACAAGCTCAATTTATTGATGATGGATGCAAATCGCAGCGTTTTCTTGGGGGCCATTGCAG CTTTTCAAGTGATTGAGAAAGAAGTGGTGGCCATTATTGGACCACAATCTTCAGGAACAGCGCATATGATCGCCTCCATTGCTGATGGATTCCAACTGCCTCTTATCTCATTTTCTGTCACAGACCCAACTCTATCTGCCTCTCAATTTCCCTTCTTTATCCGAAGCACACAAAATGATTATAGCCAAATGGCAGCCATGGCTGATTTGATTGGCTATTACGGGTGGAAAAGGATTATTGCTATCTATGTGGATGATGATCATGGAAGGAATGGGATATCTGCTCTAGATGATGCACTTGCAGAGACAATGTCAATGATTTCTTATAAAGTGGCATTTCCACCTGGAGCTAATCTTGGTCAAATCACTGATTTGCTTAATAAATCCAAATTGGTCGGGCCACGCGTTTACGTTGTTCATGTTAGTCCCGACTCCGGTCTCCCAATCTTCACCATAGCCAAACACCTTCAAATGATGACCAGTGATTATGTGTGGTTTGCAACAGATTGGCTTTGTGCTACATTAGATTCAATGTCACATGTGAACCAAACATCACTGCCCCTGCAAGGGGTCGTTGCACTCCGTCCGCATATTCCACAATCCAGGCGGCAGAAGGACTTCGTGTCTCGCTGGAGAGAGTTACATAGAAAAGGTTTAGTGAGTTCTTGGTTGAATGCATATAGCCTTTATGCTTATGATACAGTTTGGGCGGTTGCACATTCTATTGATGCATTCTTGAATGAAGGTAGAAACATTACCTTCTCTTTCAACAAGAAGTTATTTGATCTCAATGCAACAGCACTGCCGCTGCAAAAACTCAAAACTTTTGATGGGGGCAGCTTCCTCCTTGATAAGTTATTGCAGACGAACTTCACAGGTTTAACTGGTGCAGTTCAATTTGATACAGACAGGAATCTCATTGGTGGTGCTTATGAAATTATTAATGTTGATAAAGCAGAACTCCGTAGGATTGGTTACTGGTCTAATTATACAGGTCTTTCGATTGAACCACCGGAGACATTAAAACAGGGGCAGCTTGTCCATTCCCATTTGGATCAGAAGCTCAACAATGTCACCTGGCCTGGTCAGAAGACAGAAAAGCCTCGTGGGTGGGTGATTGCAGACAATGAAAAACCATTGAGAATTGGAGTGCCAAATCGAGTTAGTTTCATTGAATTTGTAAACGAAAATCATAGCAATCATAATATCGAAGGGTACTGTATTGATGTGTTTCATGCAGCTCAGGAACTAATCCCCTATGCAGTTCCTTACAGATTTGTGCCTTTTGGGGATGGTCACTCCAATCCCAGTTACAACGAGCTAGTGAGAAGGGTTGCAGAAAAT GTTTTTGATGGGGCAGTTGGGGACATTACTATCGTCACAAACCGGACAAAGATTGCTGATTTTACTCAGCCTTATGCTGTAACAGGTCTTGTAATAGTAGCTCCTCTCAGAAAATCAAGTGCTTGGATATACTTGAGGCCATTTACTGTGGAGATGTGGTGCACTACTGCAGCATTTTTTGTCTTGATTGGAGTGATTATTTGGATACTTGAGCATCGTATCAATAAACACTTCAGGGGCCCAGCTAGACAACACCTCATAACTATGCTCCT GTTTAGCTTCTCAACACCGTTTAAGACAAAAC AAGAAACTATGAGCACACTCGGGCGGATAGTTATGATGATATGGCTTTTCTTGCTGATGGTGATCACGGCAAGTTACAAAGCAAGTTTGACTTCAATTCTTACAATCCAGCGACTGTCATCGCCTATCACAGGAATTGACAGTTTGATTGCAAGCAGATGGCCTATTGGGTATCAAGTTGGTTCATTTGCTGGGAACTATCTGAAAGAAAGTTTTAACATACCTTCTTCAAGGCTGGTTTCTCTTGGCACACCAGAAGAGTATGAAAGGGCACTGCAGCGTGGGCCAAGCAATGGAGGGGTGGCAGCAATTGTGGACGAGCTTCCATATGTAGAGTTGTTTCTATCAAAACATGCAGAGTTTGGTATCATTGGACAAAAGTTTAGCAAGAATGGATGGGGATTC GCTTTCCAGAGAGGCTCTCCTCTTGCCATTGACATGTCTACAGCAATCCTTAAACTTTCCGAAAGTGGTAAACTACAGGAGATCCATGACAAGTGGTTTTGTAAGTCGGGCTGTGCCATACAGGGAAGACACCAATCTGATCCTAACCAACTCGAGCTAAGCAGCTTCTGGGATCTCTATCTTTTCTTTGgtgctcttatggtcactgccTTTCTTGTATTTATAATACAGATGGTTTGGCAGTTTGTTCAATACAAGCGGAAACAGAGGGAACTTTCTTCTCATGCTTTTGACCCATTAACTGCTCGCTGTTTTCAGGTCATCTATGATTTCCTTAACTTCATCAttgagaaggaagaagcaaTGAAGAAAATGTTTAAGCAGTCTGATAACCCTGAACCACAGGAAAGTTGA
- the LOC122081399 gene encoding glutamate receptor 3.7-like isoform X2, translating to MLLCSSGYLYSEALTMASVVLTSFLIFICITLDCYVHCQKPPVVNVGVVFTFDSVIGRAAKGAMEAAADDINAEPSILKGDKLNLLMMDANRSVFLGAIAAFQVIEKEVVAIIGPQSSGTAHMIASIADGFQLPLISFSVTDPTLSASQFPFFIRSTQNDYSQMAAMADLIGYYGWKRIIAIYVDDDHGRNGISALDDALAETMSMISYKVAFPPGANLGQITDLLNKSKLVGPRVYVVHVSPDSGLPIFTIAKHLQMMTSDYVWFATDWLCATLDSMSHVNQTSLPLQGVVALRPHIPQSRRQKDFVSRWRELHRKGLVSSWLNAYSLYAYDTVWAVAHSIDAFLNEGRNITFSFNKKLFDLNATALPLQKLKTFDGGSFLLDKLLQTNFTGLTGAVQFDTDRNLIGGAYEIINVDKAELRRIGYWSNYTGLSIEPPETLKQGQLVHSHLDQKLNNVTWPGQKTEKPRGSGTNPLCSSLQICAFWGWSLQSQLQRASEKGCRKCLVIVAPLRKSSAWIYLRPFTVEMWCTTAAFFVLIGVIIWILEHRINKHFRGPARQHLITMLLFSFSTPFKTKQETMSTLGRIVMMIWLFLLMVITASYKASLTSILTIQRLSSPITGIDSLIASRWPIGYQVGSFAGNYLKESFNIPSSRLVSLGTPEEYERALQRGPSNGGVAAIVDELPYVELFLSKHAEFGIIGQKFSKNGWGFAFQRGSPLAIDMSTAILKLSESGKLQEIHDKWFCKSGCAIQGRHQSDPNQLELSSFWDLYLFFGALMVTAFLVFIIQMVWQFVQYKRKQRELSSHAFDPLTARCFQVIYDFLNFIIEKEEAMKKMFKQSDNPEPQES from the exons ATGCTGTTATGTTCTTCTGGGTATCTGTACTCTGAAGCTCTAACCATGGCTTCCGTTGTTCTGACTTCATTCTTAATTTTCATATGCATCACACTTGATTGTTATGTGCACTGTCAAAAGCCCCCAGTAGTGAATGTCGGTGTGGTGTTTACGTTTGATTCCGTCATCGGTAGAGCTGCGAAAGGCGCCATGGAAGCTGCAGCTGATGATATCAATGCGGAACCGAGCATTCTTAAAGGGGACAAGCTCAATTTATTGATGATGGATGCAAATCGCAGCGTTTTCTTGGGGGCCATTGCAG CTTTTCAAGTGATTGAGAAAGAAGTGGTGGCCATTATTGGACCACAATCTTCAGGAACAGCGCATATGATCGCCTCCATTGCTGATGGATTCCAACTGCCTCTTATCTCATTTTCTGTCACAGACCCAACTCTATCTGCCTCTCAATTTCCCTTCTTTATCCGAAGCACACAAAATGATTATAGCCAAATGGCAGCCATGGCTGATTTGATTGGCTATTACGGGTGGAAAAGGATTATTGCTATCTATGTGGATGATGATCATGGAAGGAATGGGATATCTGCTCTAGATGATGCACTTGCAGAGACAATGTCAATGATTTCTTATAAAGTGGCATTTCCACCTGGAGCTAATCTTGGTCAAATCACTGATTTGCTTAATAAATCCAAATTGGTCGGGCCACGCGTTTACGTTGTTCATGTTAGTCCCGACTCCGGTCTCCCAATCTTCACCATAGCCAAACACCTTCAAATGATGACCAGTGATTATGTGTGGTTTGCAACAGATTGGCTTTGTGCTACATTAGATTCAATGTCACATGTGAACCAAACATCACTGCCCCTGCAAGGGGTCGTTGCACTCCGTCCGCATATTCCACAATCCAGGCGGCAGAAGGACTTCGTGTCTCGCTGGAGAGAGTTACATAGAAAAGGTTTAGTGAGTTCTTGGTTGAATGCATATAGCCTTTATGCTTATGATACAGTTTGGGCGGTTGCACATTCTATTGATGCATTCTTGAATGAAGGTAGAAACATTACCTTCTCTTTCAACAAGAAGTTATTTGATCTCAATGCAACAGCACTGCCGCTGCAAAAACTCAAAACTTTTGATGGGGGCAGCTTCCTCCTTGATAAGTTATTGCAGACGAACTTCACAGGTTTAACTGGTGCAGTTCAATTTGATACAGACAGGAATCTCATTGGTGGTGCTTATGAAATTATTAATGTTGATAAAGCAGAACTCCGTAGGATTGGTTACTGGTCTAATTATACAGGTCTTTCGATTGAACCACCGGAGACATTAAAACAGGGGCAGCTTGTCCATTCCCATTTGGATCAGAAGCTCAACAATGTCACCTGGCCTGGTCAGAAGACAGAAAAGCCTCGTGG CTCAGGAACTAATCCCCTATGCAGTTCCTTACAGATTTGTGCCTTTTGGGGATGGTCACTCCAATCCCAGTTACAACGAGCTAGTGAGAAGGGTTGCAGAAAAT GTCTTGTAATAGTAGCTCCTCTCAGAAAATCAAGTGCTTGGATATACTTGAGGCCATTTACTGTGGAGATGTGGTGCACTACTGCAGCATTTTTTGTCTTGATTGGAGTGATTATTTGGATACTTGAGCATCGTATCAATAAACACTTCAGGGGCCCAGCTAGACAACACCTCATAACTATGCTCCT GTTTAGCTTCTCAACACCGTTTAAGACAAAAC AAGAAACTATGAGCACACTCGGGCGGATAGTTATGATGATATGGCTTTTCTTGCTGATGGTGATCACGGCAAGTTACAAAGCAAGTTTGACTTCAATTCTTACAATCCAGCGACTGTCATCGCCTATCACAGGAATTGACAGTTTGATTGCAAGCAGATGGCCTATTGGGTATCAAGTTGGTTCATTTGCTGGGAACTATCTGAAAGAAAGTTTTAACATACCTTCTTCAAGGCTGGTTTCTCTTGGCACACCAGAAGAGTATGAAAGGGCACTGCAGCGTGGGCCAAGCAATGGAGGGGTGGCAGCAATTGTGGACGAGCTTCCATATGTAGAGTTGTTTCTATCAAAACATGCAGAGTTTGGTATCATTGGACAAAAGTTTAGCAAGAATGGATGGGGATTC GCTTTCCAGAGAGGCTCTCCTCTTGCCATTGACATGTCTACAGCAATCCTTAAACTTTCCGAAAGTGGTAAACTACAGGAGATCCATGACAAGTGGTTTTGTAAGTCGGGCTGTGCCATACAGGGAAGACACCAATCTGATCCTAACCAACTCGAGCTAAGCAGCTTCTGGGATCTCTATCTTTTCTTTGgtgctcttatggtcactgccTTTCTTGTATTTATAATACAGATGGTTTGGCAGTTTGTTCAATACAAGCGGAAACAGAGGGAACTTTCTTCTCATGCTTTTGACCCATTAACTGCTCGCTGTTTTCAGGTCATCTATGATTTCCTTAACTTCATCAttgagaaggaagaagcaaTGAAGAAAATGTTTAAGCAGTCTGATAACCCTGAACCACAGGAAAGTTGA